The following proteins come from a genomic window of Gossypium raimondii isolate GPD5lz chromosome 5, ASM2569854v1, whole genome shotgun sequence:
- the LOC105785098 gene encoding probable LRR receptor-like serine/threonine-protein kinase At3g47570 isoform X2, with protein sequence MLSVLFFIIQTILSTQLPFSYFFYFLGLFRLAIMNYNTCFHLLLALFIPCSVLCLAMTVRNLNSDQFALLEFKDRIAGPQNVLANNWTASTSVCNWIGVSCGILHKRVIALNLISMNLRGTIPPHLGNLSFLLSLDLSSNHFYGHLPKELGQLHRLRILRLSYNRLNGEIPSWLWNIHRVRRLEMKNNNFTGTIPETLANMPNLEILNLGANQLSGQIPSSIFNSTTLEKIGLYDNKLEGNLPPITNAPKLEFLFWGNKLSGNIPNSISNASMLKKLDLGDNLFSGPIPKTLGNLRQLEWFRIVNNNLITGSATDHEWSFLSSLTNCKNLKTIGVSENPLSGVLPTYIGNLSKSLQYFYAEECELQGTIPMEIGNLSNMLVLEHGYNKLSGFIPKSIGGLRNLQSLGLSSNKLGGPISESLCDLERLYNLFLGLNKLHGSIPSCLGNITSLGYLYFASNKLSSAIPSTLWNLKDILKIDLSLNHLHNSHAIDVGNLRSLLKLNLSRNLLTGDVLSTFGGLQTLVSLDLSNNILHGHIPESFDGLISLEFLDLCNNNLSGVIPKSLEKLLYLKYFNVSFNRLEGEIPSKGCFSNFSSTSFMKNYALCGPPRLLVPPCKNDIHKNSQMIILHAFRYGLPTIGIVVVLIVLTIMYRRCQRRSTTLPIKDDLLSLKRISHDELSRATNGFEESNMLGSGSFGYVYKGRLSDGMEVAIKVFNLQTEGAFRSFDIECDAMRNIVHRNIVKVITCCSSVDFKALVLDYMSNGNLEKWLHSENCFLDIIQRVDIMIDVALAIEHLHNGHPTPITHCDIKPSNILLDEDMVAHVGDFGVAKLLGEGEVMKQTMTLATIGIWISRNCFYKI encoded by the exons ATGCTCTCTGTGCTTTTCTTCATCATCCAAACTATTTTATCAACTCAACTTCCCTTTTcctactttttttattttcttggcTTATTCCGTCTTGCAATCATGAACTACAACACTTGCTTTCATCTTCTTTTAGCTTTATTCATACCATGTTCCGTACTTTGCTTGGCTATGACAGTCAGGAATCTCAACTCCGATCAGTTTGCACTTCTCGAGTTTAAGGATCGCATTGCCGGTCCTCAAAATGTCTTGGCAAACAATTGGACGGCCTCAACCTCTGTTTGCAATTGGATTGGTGTTTCTTGTGGCATCCTTCATAAAAGAGTTATAGCTTTGAATCTTATAAGCATGAATCTTAGGGGTACTATCCCTCCACACCTTGGAAATCTTTCATTTCTACTCTCTCTCGACTTGAGTAGCAACCATTTCTATGGCCATCTCCCTAAAGAATTGGGCCAATTGCATCGTTTGAGGATCCTTCGATTAAGCTACAACCGTCTTAATGGGGAAATTCCATCATGGCTTTGGAACATACACAGAGTTCGAAGGctggaaatgaaaaataataactttaCAGGCACAATCCCTGAAACACTTGCTAACATGCCTAATCTAGAGATCTTGAACTTGGGAGCCAATCAATTATCTG GTCAGATTCCATCAAGTATTTTTAATTCAACTACGCTCGAAAAAATAGGTCTATATGACAACAAATTAGAAG GTAATTTACCACCCATCACCAATGCTCCAAAGCTTGAGTTTCTTTTTTGGGGAAATAAACTTAGCGGAAACATTCCCAACTCTATCTCCAATGCTTCCATGCTTAAGAAACTAGACTTGGGAGATAACTTATTCTCTGGCCCAATCCCTAAAACGCTTGGCAACTTAAGACAGCTTGAATGGTTCCGAATCGTAAACAATAATTTGATCACAGGATCTGCTACTGATCATGAGTGgagctttctttcttctttgacGAATTGTAAGAATTTGAAAACCATAGGAGTTTCAGAAAATCCATTGAGTGGCGTTCTTCCTACTTATATTGGGAACCTTTCAAAATCCCTTCAATACTTTTATGCCGAAGAGTGTGAGCTTCAAGGCACTATTCCTATGGAAATAGGTAACTTAAGCAACATGTTGGTTTTAGAACATGGctataataaattaagtggatTCATTCCAAAATCAATAGGAGGACTGCGGAATCTCCAAAGTCTAGGTCTTTCCTCTAATAAATTAGGAGGGCCCATCTCAGAAAGCCTTTGTGATTTGGAGAGATTATACAACTTGTTTTTAGGGTTGAATAAGCTGCATGGATCCATACCCTCTTGTTTGGGTAATATTACTTCTTTAGGATATCTTTACTTTGCTTCCAACAAATTGAGTTCTGCAATACCCTCAACTTTGTGGAATCTCAAAGATATCTTAAAAATAGATTTATCATTAAACCATCTTCACAATTCACATGCTATTGATGTTGGAAATCTTAGGAGTCTACTGAAACTAAATTTATCAAGGAATCTTCTCACGGGCGATGTCTTATCCACATTTGGGGGTCTTCAAACTTTGGTTTCATtagatttatcaaataatatactACATGGTCATATCCCTGAATCATTTGATGGGTTGATTAGTTTGGAATTCTTGGATTTATGCAATAACAATCTCTCTGGAGTCATTCCCAAATCTTTGGAAAAGCTTTTATATCTAAAGTATTTTAATGTGTCTTTCAATAGACTTGAAGGGGAAATTCCCAGCAAAGGATGTTTTTCAAACTTTTCTAGCACATCATTCATGAAGAATTATGCACTTTGTGGTCCACCTAGATTGCTAGTCCCACCTTGCAAAAACGACATCCACAAAAACTCCCAAATGATTATATTGCATGCTTTTAGGTATGGTTTACCAACAATTGGTATTGTCGTAGTACTAATAGTCTTAACTATTATGTATAGAAGATGCCAAAGAAGGAGTACAACTCTACCAATTAAAGATGATTTGTTGTCTTTGAAAAGAATTTCACATGATGAACTTTCCCGAGCAACTAATGGATTTGAGGAAAGCAATATGCTTGGTTCAGGGAGTTTTGGATATGTATATAAAGGGAGGCTTTCAGATGGAATGGAAGTTGCaataaaagttttcaatttgCAAACAGAGGGAGCATTTAGGAGTTTTGACATTGAATGTGATGCTATGCGTAATATAGTTCATCGTAATATTGTGAAGGTCATTACTTGCTGCTCAAGTGTTGACTTCAAAGCCTTGGTGCTTGATTACATGTCTAATGGAAACCTTGAGAAATGGTTACATTCTGAAAATTGTTTCCTTGATATCATACAAAGGGTCGACATAATGATAGATGTTGCGCTAGCTATAGAACACCTCCACAATGGACATCCAACACCTATAACTCATTGCGACATAAAACCAAGCAATATTTTACTAGATGAAGACATGGTTGCACATGTTGGAGATTTTGGCGTTGCCAAATTGTTGGGGGAAGGTGAAGTAATGAAGCAAACCATGACTCTTGCAACTATCGG AATTTGGATCAGCAGAAATTGTTTCTATAAAATCTGA
- the LOC105785098 gene encoding receptor kinase-like protein Xa21 isoform X1, translated as MLSVLFFIIQTILSTQLPFSYFFYFLGLFRLAIMNYNTCFHLLLALFIPCSVLCLAMTVRNLNSDQFALLEFKDRIAGPQNVLANNWTASTSVCNWIGVSCGILHKRVIALNLISMNLRGTIPPHLGNLSFLLSLDLSSNHFYGHLPKELGQLHRLRILRLSYNRLNGEIPSWLWNIHRVRRLEMKNNNFTGTIPETLANMPNLEILNLGANQLSGQIPSSIFNSTTLEKIGLYDNKLEGNLPPITNAPKLEFLFWGNKLSGNIPNSISNASMLKKLDLGDNLFSGPIPKTLGNLRQLEWFRIVNNNLITGSATDHEWSFLSSLTNCKNLKTIGVSENPLSGVLPTYIGNLSKSLQYFYAEECELQGTIPMEIGNLSNMLVLEHGYNKLSGFIPKSIGGLRNLQSLGLSSNKLGGPISESLCDLERLYNLFLGLNKLHGSIPSCLGNITSLGYLYFASNKLSSAIPSTLWNLKDILKIDLSLNHLHNSHAIDVGNLRSLLKLNLSRNLLTGDVLSTFGGLQTLVSLDLSNNILHGHIPESFDGLISLEFLDLCNNNLSGVIPKSLEKLLYLKYFNVSFNRLEGEIPSKGCFSNFSSTSFMKNYALCGPPRLLVPPCKNDIHKNSQMIILHAFRYGLPTIGIVVVLIVLTIMYRRCQRRSTTLPIKDDLLSLKRISHDELSRATNGFEESNMLGSGSFGYVYKGRLSDGMEVAIKVFNLQTEGAFRSFDIECDAMRNIVHRNIVKVITCCSSVDFKALVLDYMSNGNLEKWLHSENCFLDIIQRVDIMIDVALAIEHLHNGHPTPITHCDIKPSNILLDEDMVAHVGDFGVAKLLGEGEVMKQTMTLATIGYMAPAEFFLFLYDYFPNMHFIFLFHVDVDIYLNKHFKNN; from the exons ATGCTCTCTGTGCTTTTCTTCATCATCCAAACTATTTTATCAACTCAACTTCCCTTTTcctactttttttattttcttggcTTATTCCGTCTTGCAATCATGAACTACAACACTTGCTTTCATCTTCTTTTAGCTTTATTCATACCATGTTCCGTACTTTGCTTGGCTATGACAGTCAGGAATCTCAACTCCGATCAGTTTGCACTTCTCGAGTTTAAGGATCGCATTGCCGGTCCTCAAAATGTCTTGGCAAACAATTGGACGGCCTCAACCTCTGTTTGCAATTGGATTGGTGTTTCTTGTGGCATCCTTCATAAAAGAGTTATAGCTTTGAATCTTATAAGCATGAATCTTAGGGGTACTATCCCTCCACACCTTGGAAATCTTTCATTTCTACTCTCTCTCGACTTGAGTAGCAACCATTTCTATGGCCATCTCCCTAAAGAATTGGGCCAATTGCATCGTTTGAGGATCCTTCGATTAAGCTACAACCGTCTTAATGGGGAAATTCCATCATGGCTTTGGAACATACACAGAGTTCGAAGGctggaaatgaaaaataataactttaCAGGCACAATCCCTGAAACACTTGCTAACATGCCTAATCTAGAGATCTTGAACTTGGGAGCCAATCAATTATCTG GTCAGATTCCATCAAGTATTTTTAATTCAACTACGCTCGAAAAAATAGGTCTATATGACAACAAATTAGAAG GTAATTTACCACCCATCACCAATGCTCCAAAGCTTGAGTTTCTTTTTTGGGGAAATAAACTTAGCGGAAACATTCCCAACTCTATCTCCAATGCTTCCATGCTTAAGAAACTAGACTTGGGAGATAACTTATTCTCTGGCCCAATCCCTAAAACGCTTGGCAACTTAAGACAGCTTGAATGGTTCCGAATCGTAAACAATAATTTGATCACAGGATCTGCTACTGATCATGAGTGgagctttctttcttctttgacGAATTGTAAGAATTTGAAAACCATAGGAGTTTCAGAAAATCCATTGAGTGGCGTTCTTCCTACTTATATTGGGAACCTTTCAAAATCCCTTCAATACTTTTATGCCGAAGAGTGTGAGCTTCAAGGCACTATTCCTATGGAAATAGGTAACTTAAGCAACATGTTGGTTTTAGAACATGGctataataaattaagtggatTCATTCCAAAATCAATAGGAGGACTGCGGAATCTCCAAAGTCTAGGTCTTTCCTCTAATAAATTAGGAGGGCCCATCTCAGAAAGCCTTTGTGATTTGGAGAGATTATACAACTTGTTTTTAGGGTTGAATAAGCTGCATGGATCCATACCCTCTTGTTTGGGTAATATTACTTCTTTAGGATATCTTTACTTTGCTTCCAACAAATTGAGTTCTGCAATACCCTCAACTTTGTGGAATCTCAAAGATATCTTAAAAATAGATTTATCATTAAACCATCTTCACAATTCACATGCTATTGATGTTGGAAATCTTAGGAGTCTACTGAAACTAAATTTATCAAGGAATCTTCTCACGGGCGATGTCTTATCCACATTTGGGGGTCTTCAAACTTTGGTTTCATtagatttatcaaataatatactACATGGTCATATCCCTGAATCATTTGATGGGTTGATTAGTTTGGAATTCTTGGATTTATGCAATAACAATCTCTCTGGAGTCATTCCCAAATCTTTGGAAAAGCTTTTATATCTAAAGTATTTTAATGTGTCTTTCAATAGACTTGAAGGGGAAATTCCCAGCAAAGGATGTTTTTCAAACTTTTCTAGCACATCATTCATGAAGAATTATGCACTTTGTGGTCCACCTAGATTGCTAGTCCCACCTTGCAAAAACGACATCCACAAAAACTCCCAAATGATTATATTGCATGCTTTTAGGTATGGTTTACCAACAATTGGTATTGTCGTAGTACTAATAGTCTTAACTATTATGTATAGAAGATGCCAAAGAAGGAGTACAACTCTACCAATTAAAGATGATTTGTTGTCTTTGAAAAGAATTTCACATGATGAACTTTCCCGAGCAACTAATGGATTTGAGGAAAGCAATATGCTTGGTTCAGGGAGTTTTGGATATGTATATAAAGGGAGGCTTTCAGATGGAATGGAAGTTGCaataaaagttttcaatttgCAAACAGAGGGAGCATTTAGGAGTTTTGACATTGAATGTGATGCTATGCGTAATATAGTTCATCGTAATATTGTGAAGGTCATTACTTGCTGCTCAAGTGTTGACTTCAAAGCCTTGGTGCTTGATTACATGTCTAATGGAAACCTTGAGAAATGGTTACATTCTGAAAATTGTTTCCTTGATATCATACAAAGGGTCGACATAATGATAGATGTTGCGCTAGCTATAGAACACCTCCACAATGGACATCCAACACCTATAACTCATTGCGACATAAAACCAAGCAATATTTTACTAGATGAAGACATGGTTGCACATGTTGGAGATTTTGGCGTTGCCAAATTGTTGGGGGAAGGTGAAGTAATGAAGCAAACCATGACTCTTGCAACTATCGGGTATATGGCACcagctgaattttttttatttttgtacgattattttcctaatatgcattttatatttttgtttcatgtGGATGtggatatatatttgaataagcattttaaaaataattga
- the LOC105766374 gene encoding putative ripening-related protein 1, with translation MNMKGFPTIFLFICFVLVFTNCFMVEADTCKPSGKLRGKKPPPGKCNKGHDSDCCQEGKFYNTYTCSPPVSSHTKATLTLNGFGPKEDGGGPCECDNNYHKDSELIVALLTGWFNKKKRCMNYINIHGNRKTVKAKVVDECDSTVGCDDEHVYQPPCANNIVDASDAVWDALGVYGDKRGEMEIYWSDA, from the coding sequence ATGAATATGAAGGGTTTTCccactatttttctttttatttgcttCGTTTTAGTTTTTACAAATTGTTTCATGGTGGAAGCAGATACATGCAAACCTAGCGGTAAGCTTAGAGGGAAAAAGCCTCCTCCAGGTAAATGTAACAAAGGCCATGATTCTGATTGTTGCCAAGAAGGCAAGTTTTATAACACGTATACATGTTCGCCGCCGGTTTCAAGTCATACCAAGGCAACCCTAACTCTAAACGGATTCGGTCCGAAGGAGGACGGTGGCGGTCCATGTGAATGCGACAACAACTATCATAAAGATTCAGAATTGATCGTGGCACTTTTGACGGGATGGTTCAACAAGAAAAAACGGTGTATGAATTATATTAACATTCACGGTAATAGAAAAACTGTTAAAGCTAAGGTAGTCGATGAATGTGACTCCACGGTGGGGTGTGATGATGAACACGTTTACCAGCCTCCGTGTGCCAACAACATCGTTGATGCCTCAGATGCAGTTTGGGATGCCTTGGGAGTGTATGGAGATAAACGTGGCGAAATGGAGATATACTGGTCTGATGCTTGA
- the LOC105767149 gene encoding putative cysteine-rich receptor-like protein kinase 30, which yields MWVNVLVFLLTHLLTGMSIIFNQDYVCITESGSFTTNSTYGKNLDHILNSLPDNVSKSGGFFTATAGQDSNKAYALGLCSGDLNPHDCYGLVKSAVPDLRDKCPDQKEAISWSGDPACIVRYANRPFFGILELEPTTAGTITHDIGSNLRRFDTIWESLTDGLVRNASNGSSSRKYATAEAYFTVSQNIDAQMQCTPDISQEECDSCLRAAKSSFKECCHGKQGGYVQKPNCMFTFDLIPTSTQDQKPEENQNKSIWVPLGESLSAILGLALVSACGIFLWKRTNIQGDKEDSQEVQLLDLVIGSRNHKNSSENVETSQEFPSIKLDILQAATTNFCDEIKLGQGGFGPVYKGTLADGNEIAVKRLSRASSQGLLEFKNEVMLIAKLQHRNLVRLLGCCLEKNEKLLVYEFLPNRSLDLFLFGLSLKPLNNDIFLYT from the exons ATGTGGGTTAATGTTCTGGTTTTTCTTCTCACCCATTTGCTCACAGGCATGAGTATAATCTTTAACCAAGACTATGTATGCATAACAGAGTCTGGTAGTTTCACAACCAACAGTACATATGGTAAAAACCTTGACCATATTCTCAATTCTCTCCCAGATAATGTCTCTAAAAGTGGTGGTTTCTTTACTGCCACCGCTGGCCAAGACTCCAACAAAGCTTACGCTCTTGGGCTGTGCAGTGGAGACTTAAATCCACACGATTGTTATGGCCTTGTGAAATCCGCGGTTCCTGATCTCAGAGATAAATGTCCCGATCAGAAAGAAGCCATTTCATGGTCAGGTGATCCCGCATGTATTGTACGCTATGCAAATCGCCCCTTTTTTGGAATCCTGGAGCTAGAGCCTACTACTGCTGGCACTATCACGCACGACATCGGCTCCAACTTACGACGATTTGATACGATTTGGGAGAGTTTAACGGACGGTTTGGTGAGAAACGCTTCCAACGGCTCTTCTAGTCGTAAATATGCAACTGCCGAAGCATATTTTACAGTATCTCAAAACATAGATGCACAAATGCAGTGCACTCCAGACATATCACAGGAGGAATGTGATTCCTGCCTACGGGCCGCCAAGAGTTCCTTTAAAGAATGTTGCCATGGGAAGCAAGGAGGTTATGTCCAGAAGCCTAACTGTATGTTTACATTCGACTTGATTCCCACAAGTACACAAG ACCAAAAACCAGAGGAGAACCAGAACAAATCAATCTGGGTTCCACTTGGTGAAAGTTTATCGGCGATTCTTGGTCTAGCTTTGGTTTCTGCTTGCGGTATCTTCCTATGGAAAAGGACAAACATTCAAG GGGATAAAGAAGATAGCCAAGAAGTTCAATTACTTGACTTAGTAATCGGAAGCAGGAATCATAAGAACTCGAGCGAAAATGTTGAAACATCTCAAGAGTTTCCTTcaattaaattggatattttACAAGCAGCGACCACTAATTTTTGTGATGAAATTAAGCTCGGTCAAGGTGGATTTGGCCCTGTGTACAAG GGCACACTAGCAGATGGAAACGAAATTGCAGTTAAAAGGCTTTCAAGAGCTTCTAGTCAAGGGCTGCTTGAGTTCAAAAATGAAGTCATGTTAATTGCCAAACTACAACATAGAAATCTTGTGAGGCTCTTAGGATGTTGcttagagaaaaatgaaaagttactTGTATATGAATTCCTGCCCAATAGAAGTCTTGACCTGTTCCTATTTGGTTTGAGCCTTAAACCTTTAAATAACGACATTTTTCTTTATACATAA